TGGTCGATTCCGAACTGAAGGACAAGGCGCTGGCGGAGGCGATCAAGAAGCACACCCCGCAGGTGCTGGTGGTCCGCAGCACGAAGGTCACGGGCGACATGTTCGATAACGGCTCGAGCCTGAAGATGGTGGTGCGGGCCGGGTCGGGATACGACACGATCGACGTGAACGCGGCGACGGAGCGGGGCGTCCGCGTGACGAACTGCCCGGGGATGAACTCGGTGGCGGTGGCGGAGTTGACGCTGGGGCTGATGATCGCCCTGGACCGGAAGATCGTGGACGAAACGGATGATCTGCGACGGGGGGTCTGGAACAAGAAGGAATACAGCAAGGCCCGGGGACTCAAGGACAGCACGCTGGGGATCGTGGGCCTGGGGCGCATCGGGTACGAGGTCGCACGGCGGGCGAAGGCGTTCGAGATGAAGCTGCTCTACTGCGACGTGATCGCCCGGCCGGAGGTCGAGAAAGAGCTGGGCATGCGGCGGGTAACGTTTGAGGACATCCTGCGGGAGTCCGATTTCGTAACGGTGCACGTGCCGGGCGGTGGTGATACGAAGCACCTGATCGGGGCGAAAGAGCTGGCGACGATGAAGCCGACGGCGTTCGTGCTGAATTGCAGCCGGGGCGGGGTGATCGACGAGACAGCACTGGGCGAGGCGCTGAAGTCGAACAAGCTGGCGGGCGCGGCGCTGGACGTGTACGAGATCGAGCCCGGGGCGAACGACAAGGAATTCAAAGACCCGGTGGCGAAGGTGCCGCATCTGTACGGGACGCACCACGTGGGGGCGTCGACGGAGCAAGCGCAGAAGGCGGTGGCCGACGAGGCGGTGCGGATCATCAAGACGTACAAGGACACCGGTCAGTTCTTGAACTGCGTGAACATGCCCAAGGCCGGGGGGTGATTTCGGCGCGGGCGAAAAGCCAAGCGGGCGAGCGGCGGCGCGACGTATTGAACGCGGTTGCCCGTTCGCGCGCAGGGCATCCCAAGTCCGACAATTTCTGTTTGTCCCAATCCTGCGATTCGCCGTTAAGATTTCCGCGGTGGCGCGTGCAGGGGGCGCCTGCGCGCGGAGTCTTGTGACACGGTGGATCCTTGAAGCTCGGCATTCTTACCAGCATTGATACGCGGCATCGGTACTCCGCGCGGGCGCTGTGCGAGCAATTGCCGGTCGTGGCCGTGGCGTACGAGGAGACCGGCTACAGCCCGGCCGACGTGCGTCTTGACGAGCTGACGGAGCGGGAGCGGGCCATCGTAAAGGAGCACTTTGCAGAGCGCGGGCGGCAGGAGGAGCGGTACTTCGGGCACAACGCTACTTTTCTTGAAGATGGTGGAGGATGCGCCGCGCGGCGGTTGTCGCCGGGGACGTTGAACTCGCCGGAGACGCTTCGGTTCCTGGAGGAGGCGGGGGTCGATACGGTCGTGGTGTACGGGACGAACCTGGTTCGGCCGCCGCTGCTGGGGCGCTGGCCGGGGCGAATGATCAACCTGCACCTGGGGCTCTCGCCCTACTACCGGGGTACGGCGACGAATTTCTATCCGCTATTGAACGAGGAGCCGGAGTACGTGGGAGCGACAGTGCACCTGCTGGACGCGGGGATCGACAGCGGGCCGATTCTGCGACACGCCCGGCCGGAGATCGTGGCGGGCGACCGGCCGCACACGATCGGGTGCAAGGCGATTCTGGCGGGGATTGAAGCGATG
Above is a genomic segment from Phycisphaerae bacterium containing:
- a CDS encoding hydroxyacid dehydrogenase → MKVLIADKFEAHGVDALKAAGCEVLVDSELKDKALAEAIKKHTPQVLVVRSTKVTGDMFDNGSSLKMVVRAGSGYDTIDVNAATERGVRVTNCPGMNSVAVAELTLGLMIALDRKIVDETDDLRRGVWNKKEYSKARGLKDSTLGIVGLGRIGYEVARRAKAFEMKLLYCDVIARPEVEKELGMRRVTFEDILRESDFVTVHVPGGGDTKHLIGAKELATMKPTAFVLNCSRGGVIDETALGEALKSNKLAGAALDVYEIEPGANDKEFKDPVAKVPHLYGTHHVGASTEQAQKAVADEAVRIIKTYKDTGQFLNCVNMPKAGG